The proteins below come from a single Penaeus vannamei isolate JL-2024 unplaced genomic scaffold, ASM4276789v1 unanchor868, whole genome shotgun sequence genomic window:
- the LOC113800048 gene encoding alpha/beta hydrolase domain-containing protein 17B → MNGLSLRDICCLFCWPPCPSSIAAKMAFIPPEATYSFSADETGSRHGLHLTEKAEWQFTDKEKEAIEVFYTRTNRGNKIACMFVRCSPNARFCILFSHGNAADLGHMSSFYLSLGTRINCNIFSYDYSGYGVSTGKPSEKNLYSDIDAAWHALRTRYGISPENIILYGQSIGTAATIDLASRYEVGAVILHSPLMSGIRVLFNTKRTWFFDAFPRVMHPPRAYVEKNAVFMQEIQ, encoded by the exons ATGAACGGCCTAAGCCTGAGGGACATCTGCTGCCTGTTCTGCTGGCCGCCGTGCCCCTCCAGCATCGCGGCCAAAATGGCCTTCATCCCGCCAGAGGCCACGTACAGCTTCAGTGCTGATGAGACTGGGTCACGGCACGGCCTGCACCTCACAGAGAAGGCCGAGTGGCAGTTCacggacaaggagaaggaggccaTTGAGGTCTTCTACACGCGCACCAACAGAGGCAACAAGATCGCCTGCATGTTTGTGCGCTGCTCTCCCAATGCGCGTTTCTGCATCCTGTTCTCGCATGGCAATGCGGCCGACTTGGGGCACATGAGCAGCTTCTACCTGAGTCTGGGCACGCGCATCAACTGCAACATCTTCAGCTACGACTACTCTGGGTATGGCGTTAGCACAGGCAAGCCGTCAGAGAAGAACCTGTACTCAGATATTGATGCGGCCTGGCATGCTCTGCGCACACGCTATGGCATTTCACCCGAGAACATCATCCTGTACGGCCAGAGCATTGGCACGGCGGCCACTATAGACCTGGCCTCGCGCTATGAGGTGGGTGCAGtcatccttcactctcccctcatgTCCGGCATCAGGGTGCTCTTCAACACCAAGAGAACATGGTTCTTCGACGCATTCCCAAG AGTGATGCACCCTCCTAGAGCCTATGTTGAAAAAAATGCTGTTTTtatgcaggaaatccaatga